The DNA segment AGAGAAAGCAGTTTTTAGCTCACTCTATCAGACTCCGTACTTTTATGGCGCGAAGGTCTTTGCCTCCTTCGAAATGGAGTTCATAGAGCTGGAGAAGGTTTACCGGCAGCATGACGAACAGTTTGTTGCTCTGCTCAACTCCATCCGCAATAATTCCATTGGCGAACAAGGATTACAGATTCTCAACCAGAGATACATGCCCCAATTCGAACCGCTTCCGAGCGACTTTTACGTTTACCTGACCACAACAAATCAGCTTGCCGATCAGATCAATGGTCAACAGCTTGCCAAACTGGACGAGCGCTCGTATGTCTTCCCTGCAAATATCCAGGGGCAGTTTGGCAAGGAATATCTGCCCGCAGCAATTGACCTTCAGGTTAAGGCAGGGGCGCAAATCATGATGGTAAACAATGATGCCACCGGTCGCTGGGTCAACGGCAGCATCGGGAAAATCACGGGCATCACCCACAATAGCAAGAACGAGAGTGCCATCGTTGCCGAACTGGCTGATGACAAGACTGTGGAGATTACACCCTATACCTGGGAGATATTCAAGTTCTTTGCCGAAGAAGGACGACTGCAGTCGGAAGTCGTCGGCAGATTTAAACAGTACCCGCTGATGTTGGCCTGGGCAGTGACCATCCACAAGAGCCAGGGGAAAACCCTGGATAAGGTGATCGTCGATATCGGCAGAGGGACGTTTGCCTACGGGCAGGTTTACGTGGCGTTGAGCCGCTGCACCACACTTGACGGTATTGTTCTGAAGAAGCCCATCCTGAAGAAACACATCTGGACGGACTACAAAGTAGCCGATTTCCTAACGAAGTATCAGTATAAAAAAGCGGAACAAACCTGCCCGGTTACTGATAAGGTTGAAGTAATCAGGAGAGCAATCAAGAATAG comes from the Dehalococcoidia bacterium genome and includes:
- a CDS encoding AAA family ATPase encodes the protein MNTKHTPSPTVEINEQFQHALDIMEGTHSSIFVTGRAGTGKSTLLNYFRGITKKKVVVLAPTGVAALNVNGQTIHSFFRFKPTITPERVKRVRSKDDEGSIYEKLDAIVIDEISMVRADLLDCVDKFLQLNGPSRGKPFGGIQMIFFGDLYQLSPVVTSTEKAVFSSLYQTPYFYGAKVFASFEMEFIELEKVYRQHDEQFVALLNSIRNNSIGEQGLQILNQRYMPQFEPLPSDFYVYLTTTNQLADQINGQQLAKLDERSYVFPANIQGQFGKEYLPAAIDLQVKAGAQIMMVNNDATGRWVNGSIGKITGITHNSKNESAIVAELADDKTVEITPYTWEIFKFFAEEGRLQSEVVGRFKQYPLMLAWAVTIHKSQGKTLDKVIVDIGRGTFAYGQVYVALSRCTTLDGIVLKKPILKKHIWTDYKVADFLTKYQYKKAEQTCPVTDKVEVIRRAIKNRATLRITYLKPSDEKTRRVIRPETVGEMEYQGKKYLGLRAFCMKRNEERTFRVDRVLEIEEL